A genomic window from Flavobacterium hankyongi includes:
- a CDS encoding replication-associated recombination protein A, with protein sequence MEAPLAERIRPKSLKEYISQSHLVGENGSLTHQIAKGIIPSLILWGPPGTGKTTLAQIMANESQRPFYELSAINSGVKDIRDVIDKAKQSGGLFTAKNPILFIDEIHRFSKSQQDSLLAAVEKGWVTLIGATTENPSFEVIPALLSRCQVYVLNAFTKEDLEALLHRAIETDAILQTKNIELKETEALLRLSGGDGRKLLNIFELIINASDASTSSAPIEITNEKVMQLVQKNTVLYDKTGEQHYDIVSAFIKSIRGSDPNGAVYWLARMIEGGEDVKFIARRMLILASEDIGNANPTALIMANNTFQAVTTIGYPESRIILSQCAIYLATSAKSNASYLAIGKAQQIVKQTGDLPVPLHLRNAPTKLMKELGYGEEYKYSHDYANNFAEQEFLPTEISETRFFEPGDNAREKELRQFLKNRWKDKYDY encoded by the coding sequence ATGGAAGCACCTTTAGCAGAACGCATTCGCCCTAAATCATTAAAAGAATACATTAGCCAATCACATTTGGTGGGAGAAAATGGCTCATTAACTCATCAAATTGCAAAAGGGATTATTCCTTCATTGATTTTGTGGGGACCTCCTGGGACAGGAAAAACAACATTGGCACAAATTATGGCTAATGAAAGTCAGCGTCCGTTTTATGAATTGAGCGCAATCAATTCAGGGGTAAAAGACATTCGTGATGTTATAGATAAAGCCAAACAAAGTGGCGGTTTATTCACAGCTAAAAACCCTATTTTATTTATTGATGAGATTCATCGTTTTAGTAAATCACAACAAGATTCTTTATTAGCAGCAGTAGAAAAAGGTTGGGTTACACTGATTGGAGCTACTACTGAAAATCCTAGTTTTGAAGTAATACCCGCTTTGTTGTCAAGATGTCAGGTTTATGTTTTAAATGCCTTTACTAAGGAAGATTTAGAAGCTTTATTACATCGCGCAATTGAAACCGATGCAATTCTGCAAACCAAAAACATTGAGCTTAAAGAAACTGAAGCTCTTTTAAGACTTTCTGGAGGTGATGGAAGAAAATTGTTGAATATTTTTGAATTAATCATTAATGCATCCGATGCTTCGACAAGCTCAGCACCCATTGAGATTACGAATGAAAAAGTAATGCAACTCGTGCAAAAAAACACCGTATTGTATGACAAAACTGGCGAACAACATTATGATATTGTCTCAGCTTTTATAAAATCTATTCGAGGAAGTGACCCAAATGGGGCTGTATATTGGTTAGCAAGAATGATTGAAGGTGGCGAAGATGTAAAATTCATCGCACGGCGTATGCTTATTTTAGCCAGTGAAGACATAGGAAATGCAAATCCTACAGCACTAATCATGGCTAATAATACTTTTCAGGCGGTTACCACAATTGGTTATCCAGAAAGCAGAATTATATTAAGTCAATGTGCTATTTATTTGGCCACTTCAGCAAAAAGCAACGCCAGTTATCTGGCAATTGGAAAAGCACAACAAATAGTAAAACAAACTGGAGACTTACCAGTTCCTTTGCATTTACGAAATGCTCCCACTAAACTCATGAAAGAATTAGGCTATGGTGAAGAATATAAATACTCTCACGATTATGCTAACAACTTCGCTGAGCAAGAATTCCTGCCAACAGAAATATCTGAAACACGTTTTTTTGAACCAGGAGATAATGCTCGTGAAAAAGAACTACGTCAATTTTTAAAAAACAGATGGAAAGATAAATATGATTATTAA
- a CDS encoding rhomboid family intramembrane serine protease, with product MKESDFKFSTSVIAWPLFFVLMLWGVYLLEVILPGDLLHYGVLPRTVSGAKGILFSVFLHGDMNHLWNNSVSLFVLLMALRYFYRAESLKVLIWGVILSGVGTWLIGRESYHIGASGLVYVLASFMFFEGFQTKHYRLMALSFAIVLMYGGMIWYMFPSAEVHISWEAHLSGFLAGFVLSRMIDSKAYEKPIVYDWQRPDFDPSQDEFMKHFDENGNFAPKPKEPEILEEDEMLRFFNSNFPVFYHYKEEKKDNQ from the coding sequence ATGAAAGAATCAGATTTTAAATTTTCTACATCTGTAATTGCTTGGCCTTTGTTTTTTGTGCTGATGCTTTGGGGAGTTTATTTACTCGAAGTTATTTTGCCAGGCGATTTATTGCATTATGGAGTTTTGCCAAGAACAGTTTCTGGAGCAAAAGGAATTTTGTTCAGTGTTTTTCTTCATGGCGATATGAACCATTTATGGAATAATAGTGTTTCTCTTTTTGTTTTACTGATGGCATTACGCTATTTTTATCGAGCAGAGTCATTAAAGGTGTTGATTTGGGGTGTGATTCTTTCTGGAGTTGGGACTTGGTTAATAGGAAGGGAAAGTTATCATATTGGTGCTAGTGGTTTAGTATATGTTTTGGCAAGTTTTATGTTTTTTGAAGGTTTTCAAACGAAACATTATCGTTTAATGGCTTTGTCTTTTGCAATCGTTTTGATGTATGGCGGAATGATTTGGTATATGTTTCCATCAGCAGAAGTGCATATTTCTTGGGAGGCCCATTTAAGTGGTTTTTTAGCGGGATTTGTCTTGTCAAGAATGATTGATTCTAAAGCCTATGAGAAACCTATTGTTTATGATTGGCAACGACCAGATTTTGATCCTTCACAAGATGAGTTTATGAAACACTTTGATGAAAACGGAAATTTTGCCCCTAAGCCTAAAGAACCTGAAATATTAGAAGAAGATGAAATGTTGCGGTTTTTTAACTCAAATTTTCCAGTATTTTATCATTATAAAGAAGAAAAAAAGGACAACCAGTAA
- the rlmB gene encoding 23S rRNA (guanosine(2251)-2'-O)-methyltransferase RlmB, whose translation MEKENQIFGIRAIIEAINAKKEVDKVFIQKDAHGDLMSELMKTMKKNNINFSYVPVEKLNKLTHNNHQGVVATIAPISFHTLENLVESLLEKEKKPLLLILDQLSDARNFGAIIRTAECTGVDGIIIQKQGSAPVNGDTVKTSAGAVFNIPICKVDHIKDAVFYLQGSGIKTVAATEKTDNNIYDINFNEPVAIIMGSEDRGVNPSVLKIIDEKAKLPMYGTIESLNVSVACGAFLYEAVRQRL comes from the coding sequence ATGGAAAAAGAAAACCAAATATTCGGGATTAGAGCTATCATTGAAGCCATTAATGCAAAAAAGGAAGTTGATAAAGTTTTTATTCAAAAAGATGCTCATGGAGACTTAATGAGTGAGTTAATGAAAACGATGAAGAAAAACAACATCAATTTTTCTTATGTCCCTGTTGAAAAATTAAACAAACTTACTCACAACAATCACCAAGGTGTTGTTGCAACGATTGCCCCTATTTCATTTCATACTCTTGAAAATTTAGTAGAATCTTTATTAGAAAAAGAAAAGAAACCGCTGTTATTAATTTTAGATCAATTATCTGATGCTAGAAATTTCGGTGCTATAATTCGTACAGCAGAATGCACAGGTGTTGACGGTATCATTATTCAAAAACAAGGATCTGCGCCTGTTAATGGAGATACAGTAAAAACATCTGCTGGTGCTGTATTCAACATCCCTATTTGCAAAGTGGATCACATTAAAGATGCTGTTTTCTATTTGCAAGGATCAGGCATCAAAACTGTTGCTGCAACTGAAAAAACAGACAATAATATATACGACATCAATTTCAACGAACCAGTAGCTATCATTATGGGAAGTGAAGATAGAGGTGTAAATCCTTCTGTTCTAAAAATAATTGATGAAAAAGCCAAATTACCTATGTATGGAACTATAGAATCATTAAATGTTTCGGTAGCTTGTGGGGCTTTTTTATACGAAGCTGTTAGACAAAGACTTTAA
- a CDS encoding RagB/SusD family nutrient uptake outer membrane protein: MKKYLKIITIGLLGFSMNSCTEDTIIDTKPFSGVAVEDAFSTPAYIEASLNGVYNAAQIGQYNGTTPNGGRGYVWGAAFVQQGDCRGEDVVNLATFYDITYSGTYDPATANNVYYWIDGYRLINRCNIMIDGVNGAVAKGIITQAAANNYIGQVKFLRAITHFELLTYFSQPYNFTVGATHPGIPYRVVGVDTLEEVDAESTKGRNTVAECYDKIIADLNDAETLITQTATKSKATKNAAIAFKTRVYLHKRDWDNVITEGNKLAGQFTLTPNPGDPFVTANNLTNTESIFSIAHSSIFNPGVNAALASQYKRRKLVCISPIIWRDPSWLADDKRRQEGSLVETGVGPGIAGLKFTNKYKDDVNYTDAAPVIRYAEVVLNMAEAHARKAAPDVTTSLTLLNSVRNRALANPGAQAYTAASFPTATDLVGAILKERRIEFVMEGRRWSDIHRLQLDNLFPINGIPAKITSASNPPASAFTLGTPYSGPYGTPAIPGSDKRILWPIPQLETNVSPILAAQQNPGW; the protein is encoded by the coding sequence ATGAAAAAGTATTTAAAAATCATAACAATCGGACTACTTGGATTCAGCATGAATTCATGTACAGAAGATACAATTATTGATACTAAGCCTTTTTCAGGCGTAGCTGTAGAGGATGCCTTTAGCACTCCTGCATATATTGAAGCTTCTTTAAATGGAGTTTACAATGCAGCTCAAATAGGTCAATACAATGGAACTACTCCAAATGGAGGTAGAGGATATGTTTGGGGAGCTGCGTTCGTTCAACAAGGAGACTGTAGAGGGGAAGATGTAGTAAATCTTGCTACATTTTATGACATAACATATAGCGGAACCTATGATCCTGCAACTGCAAACAATGTTTATTATTGGATTGATGGTTACAGACTTATCAACAGATGTAACATCATGATTGATGGAGTTAATGGAGCTGTTGCAAAAGGTATTATTACCCAAGCTGCTGCCAATAATTATATTGGTCAAGTAAAATTCTTAAGAGCAATTACACATTTTGAATTATTAACATATTTTTCTCAACCTTACAACTTCACTGTTGGAGCAACTCACCCTGGAATTCCATACAGAGTAGTTGGTGTTGACACCTTAGAAGAAGTTGATGCTGAATCAACAAAAGGACGTAACACAGTTGCAGAATGTTATGACAAGATAATTGCAGACCTTAATGATGCAGAAACCCTAATTACTCAAACAGCTACAAAAAGTAAAGCAACTAAAAATGCTGCTATAGCTTTTAAAACAAGAGTGTATTTACATAAAAGAGATTGGGATAATGTAATCACTGAGGGTAATAAATTAGCTGGTCAATTTACATTAACTCCAAATCCAGGAGACCCGTTTGTTACTGCAAACAACTTAACTAATACAGAATCAATTTTCTCAATAGCTCATTCTTCAATTTTCAATCCTGGTGTTAATGCTGCTTTAGCATCTCAATACAAAAGAAGAAAATTAGTTTGTATCAGCCCTATTATTTGGAGAGATCCTTCATGGTTAGCTGACGATAAAAGAAGACAAGAAGGTTCTTTAGTAGAAACTGGAGTTGGACCTGGTATTGCAGGTCTTAAATTTACCAACAAATACAAAGATGATGTTAATTACACTGATGCAGCTCCTGTAATTCGTTATGCAGAGGTTGTTTTAAACATGGCTGAAGCTCACGCTAGAAAAGCAGCACCAGATGTAACAACTTCATTAACATTATTAAACAGTGTTAGAAACAGAGCTTTAGCAAATCCTGGGGCTCAAGCTTATACTGCTGCTTCATTCCCTACAGCTACTGATCTAGTTGGAGCAATTTTAAAAGAAAGAAGAATTGAATTCGTTATGGAGGGTCGTCGTTGGTCTGATATCCACAGATTACAACTAGACAACTTATTCCCAATCAATGGAATTCCTGCTAAAATAACAAGTGCTTCAAACCCACCAGCATCAGCTTTCACATTAGGAACTCCTTATTCAGGACCTTATGGAACGCCTGCTATTCCTGGTAGCGATAAAAGAATTTTATGGCCAATTCCTCAATTGGAAACTAATGTTAGTCCAATATTAGCGGCTCAACAAAACCCTGGGTGGTAA
- a CDS encoding SusC/RagA family TonB-linked outer membrane protein, with protein MRSKFKWIFTLLLAFTMQFSFAQEKTITGKVTDASGPLPGVNVVVKGTTKGTTTNFDGTYSIKAKEGESLIFSFMGMNDVVKTVGSENTINTVLSDESKQLTEVVVVGYGVQKKKDVTTSISKVKGSDIQGLVTPSFESQLAGRASGVQVATSTGIVGQAPRVRIRGVNSINGSQDPLYIVDGVPIYSGDLGGQANANGLGDINPSDIESFDILKDGAAAAIYGSRAANGVIIITTKKGKKGSMKVSYNNVVGFASPMDKFDLLKTADFITIANEKRTNRGQTPWAVGTEYDTDWQDVVLNKAALQMDHNLSLSGGSDKTRYFLSLGYTSQDGIAKANSMNRYNIRTNLDHEVSKWLTVGGSIALTKTDYSGLNTGRNSLSGNMFNAIRQLPNTPVYDASNPTGYNINLTTGNMGQWTNTAAVGDNISNIGYVLDKNKLESKIQRTLITTFASANITKDLNYKFQASVDNASTKGLLYYDPTHGDGRGSSGRLQNDQTDLLRWNLQNILSYNKTFADAHNLSATAVAEYQKERNQFFFGLGTNLISDFFNQGLISDAYSVKDSGGSINEEGIISYIGRLSYNYKQRYFLQGSYRRDGLSKFAEDKRWIDFSGVSLGWTVSNESFMAGLKETISDLKLRASYAEMGNISIPGSSQPYLNLFTPSVYGSSNGIAFTQLGNPALTWETSKKTDYGVDLGLMNDKVKVTFDYFVNDQNGLVMSKITPHSLGVPNNAYIFNVGKMQNKGFEASIDYSVINNANFKWKVNANFTSVKNVVKALPSNNADIIGGTTSDINIQPNIIVRVGESLNSLYGFEYWGVNPANGNPVYYKADGSLVQGNIPNSTYYVFNPNNPSDISTASSLTTADKKILGNTIPTYFGGFSSSFTYKNVDFGFLFRFSGGNKIFNSTRRELMNLNFNNNSTEILGRWQSPSEPGDGWTPRLWAGGNTFVNQSSNATSRFVEKGDFISLENVSLGYTLPKSLLEKINVNSIRLFVQAQNMLLITKYKGLNPEMETLGVDLNGTPRSKVFSMGVNLNL; from the coding sequence ATGAGATCAAAATTCAAATGGATTTTTACGCTTCTTTTAGCGTTTACAATGCAGTTTTCTTTTGCTCAAGAGAAAACAATCACAGGTAAGGTTACTGACGCAAGCGGACCACTTCCTGGAGTAAATGTTGTCGTAAAAGGAACAACAAAAGGCACAACAACAAATTTTGACGGAACCTACTCAATCAAAGCTAAAGAAGGCGAAAGTCTTATTTTCTCTTTCATGGGCATGAATGATGTAGTAAAAACTGTTGGATCAGAAAACACAATTAACACTGTATTATCTGACGAATCAAAACAATTAACAGAAGTTGTTGTTGTTGGTTATGGCGTTCAGAAAAAGAAAGATGTAACTACTTCAATTTCAAAAGTTAAAGGATCTGACATTCAAGGTTTAGTAACTCCAAGTTTTGAAAGCCAATTAGCTGGTAGAGCTTCTGGGGTTCAAGTTGCAACATCAACTGGTATCGTTGGGCAAGCACCTAGAGTAAGAATTAGAGGTGTTAATTCAATTAATGGCTCTCAAGATCCACTTTATATTGTTGATGGCGTGCCTATTTATTCAGGAGATCTTGGAGGTCAAGCGAATGCAAATGGATTAGGAGATATCAATCCATCAGACATTGAATCTTTTGACATTTTAAAAGATGGTGCAGCAGCAGCAATTTACGGTTCTCGTGCTGCTAATGGAGTAATCATTATTACTACGAAAAAAGGTAAAAAAGGATCAATGAAGGTAAGCTACAACAATGTTGTTGGTTTCGCTTCTCCAATGGATAAATTTGATCTATTAAAAACAGCTGACTTTATTACTATTGCTAACGAAAAAAGAACTAACAGAGGACAAACTCCATGGGCTGTTGGAACTGAGTATGATACAGATTGGCAAGATGTTGTTTTAAACAAAGCTGCTTTACAAATGGATCATAACCTTTCTTTAAGTGGTGGTTCAGACAAAACTAGATACTTTTTATCTTTAGGTTATACTTCTCAAGATGGTATTGCTAAAGCTAACAGCATGAATCGTTACAACATTAGAACGAACTTAGACCATGAAGTTTCAAAATGGCTTACAGTTGGTGGTTCTATCGCTCTAACTAAAACAGATTATAGCGGATTGAATACAGGTAGAAATTCATTATCTGGAAACATGTTTAACGCAATCAGACAATTACCAAATACACCTGTTTACGATGCTTCTAATCCTACTGGCTATAACATAAACCTTACTACAGGAAATATGGGACAATGGACAAATACTGCTGCAGTAGGTGACAACATTTCAAACATTGGTTATGTTTTAGACAAAAACAAATTAGAATCTAAAATCCAAAGAACTTTAATTACAACTTTTGCTTCAGCAAATATCACTAAGGACTTAAATTACAAATTCCAAGCTAGTGTTGATAACGCCTCTACTAAAGGTCTATTATATTATGACCCAACTCACGGAGACGGAAGAGGATCATCTGGTAGATTACAAAACGATCAAACAGATTTATTAAGATGGAATTTACAAAATATCTTAAGCTATAATAAAACATTTGCTGATGCTCATAATCTATCTGCGACTGCTGTAGCTGAATACCAAAAAGAAAGAAATCAATTTTTCTTTGGTTTAGGTACAAATTTAATTTCAGACTTTTTCAATCAAGGTCTAATATCAGACGCATATTCTGTAAAAGATTCAGGAGGATCAATCAATGAAGAAGGAATTATCTCATACATTGGTAGATTAAGCTACAACTACAAACAAAGATACTTTTTACAAGGTTCTTATAGAAGAGATGGTCTTTCTAAATTTGCTGAAGACAAAAGATGGATTGACTTCTCAGGTGTTTCATTAGGATGGACTGTTTCAAATGAAAGCTTCATGGCAGGACTAAAAGAAACTATTTCAGATTTAAAACTAAGAGCGTCTTACGCTGAAATGGGTAACATTAGTATCCCTGGAAGTTCTCAACCATATTTAAATCTATTTACACCATCGGTTTATGGTTCTTCAAACGGAATTGCATTTACACAATTAGGGAATCCTGCATTAACATGGGAAACTAGTAAAAAAACTGACTATGGTGTTGATTTAGGCTTAATGAATGATAAAGTAAAAGTAACTTTCGATTATTTCGTTAATGACCAAAATGGATTAGTAATGTCAAAAATTACACCTCACTCTTTAGGTGTTCCTAACAATGCTTACATTTTTAATGTTGGAAAAATGCAAAACAAAGGTTTTGAAGCGAGTATAGACTATAGCGTTATCAATAATGCTAATTTTAAATGGAAAGTAAATGCCAATTTTACATCTGTAAAAAACGTTGTTAAGGCACTTCCTTCAAACAATGCTGATATTATTGGTGGTACAACATCTGATATCAACATTCAACCTAACATTATTGTTAGAGTTGGTGAGTCATTAAACTCTTTGTATGGATTTGAATATTGGGGGGTTAACCCTGCTAATGGAAACCCAGTGTATTACAAAGCTGATGGTTCTTTAGTACAAGGTAACATACCAAACAGTACGTATTATGTATTTAACCCTAACAACCCTTCTGATATATCTACTGCATCAAGTTTAACAACGGCAGATAAGAAAATTTTAGGAAATACAATTCCAACTTACTTTGGAGGTTTTAGTTCTAGTTTTACGTACAAAAATGTTGATTTTGGTTTCTTATTCAGATTTAGTGGAGGAAATAAAATTTTCAACTCAACTAGAAGAGAGTTAATGAATTTAAACTTCAACAACAACAGTACTGAAATCTTAGGAAGATGGCAAAGCCCTTCTGAGCCTGGAGATGGATGGACTCCTAGACTTTGGGCTGGAGGAAACACATTTGTAAATCAATCAAGTAACGCTACTTCTCGTTTTGTTGAAAAAGGTGACTTTATTAGCTTAGAAAATGTTTCATTAGGTTATACTTTACCTAAAAGTTTACTTGAAAAAATTAACGTAAATTCAATACGCTTATTTGTTCAAGCGCAAAACATGTTATTAATAACTAAATACAAAGGACTTAACCCAGAAATGGAAACTTTAGGAGTTGATTTAAACGGAACACCTAGATCAAAAGTTTTCTCAATGGGCGTTAATTTAAACTTATAA
- a CDS encoding ShlB/FhaC/HecB family hemolysin secretion/activation protein has protein sequence MKSILDEEQKFITKISQIGFLEASLENIKKINDSTFSSIASLNQFTKYSIIYIGIDLRNENPKIFEENKDTIKIKSNEVESYMNSILYKFEKAGFPLVKIRLKNHKQINNHLYSELEVKNEKKRTLDGIVINGYDKFPKSHLKNVLRLYRNKTFNQENLEKLNADFNKFKFVKQTKYPEILFTKDSTKVYVYLEKNKANSFDGFIGFTNDDTKQKLVINGYLDIKFQNLLNGGEKINIFWKSDGKNQKTFNASTELPYLFKSPLGLKAQLYIFKQDSIFQNTQTNLDLGYYFNYNTRTYIGYQEAESSNIQNTVSSNLSDFSNVFYTASLEYINNDINSILFPNKTLLNIKFGTGKRETSKFNDSQYFAKIDASHNFYLNQKNSVNLKSQNAYLKSNNYLINELFRFGGINSIRGFNENSLQGNLFGSLLLEYRYLAAQNLYIHTITDYGYLQDKATNKNNSLLGLGVGLGLLNKNGLLKIVYANGSTNNNNIELKNTVIQVSINTFF, from the coding sequence GTGAAATCAATCTTAGATGAAGAACAAAAATTTATTACTAAAATTTCTCAAATTGGATTTCTTGAAGCTTCTTTGGAAAACATAAAAAAAATAAACGACTCAACATTTTCGAGTATCGCCTCCTTAAATCAATTTACAAAATATTCTATTATATATATAGGAATAGATTTACGCAACGAGAATCCTAAAATTTTTGAAGAAAACAAAGACACCATAAAAATCAAAAGCAACGAAGTAGAATCTTATATGAATTCTATTTTATACAAATTTGAAAAAGCAGGATTTCCTTTAGTAAAAATTCGATTGAAAAATCATAAACAAATAAACAATCATCTTTATTCTGAACTTGAAGTTAAAAATGAGAAAAAGAGAACGCTTGACGGAATTGTTATAAACGGCTATGATAAATTTCCTAAAAGTCACTTAAAAAATGTTTTAAGACTTTATAGAAACAAAACTTTTAATCAAGAAAACCTAGAAAAACTGAACGCTGATTTCAATAAATTTAAATTTGTGAAACAAACCAAATATCCAGAAATTCTATTTACAAAAGATTCAACTAAAGTATATGTTTATTTAGAAAAAAATAAAGCCAACTCTTTTGATGGTTTTATAGGATTTACAAACGATGATACAAAACAAAAACTAGTTATTAATGGATATTTAGATATAAAATTTCAAAATCTTTTGAATGGAGGCGAAAAAATAAACATCTTTTGGAAAAGCGACGGTAAAAATCAAAAGACTTTTAATGCATCCACAGAACTCCCCTATCTTTTCAAAAGTCCTTTAGGCTTAAAAGCACAACTATACATTTTTAAACAAGATAGTATTTTTCAGAACACTCAAACTAACCTAGATCTAGGATATTACTTTAATTACAATACAAGAACCTACATAGGTTATCAAGAAGCTGAATCGAGCAATATACAGAATACGGTCAGTTCTAATTTAAGCGATTTTTCAAATGTATTTTATACCGCAAGTTTAGAATACATAAATAATGACATAAACTCAATACTCTTCCCTAACAAAACATTATTGAATATAAAATTTGGAACAGGTAAAAGAGAAACTTCAAAATTTAACGACAGTCAATATTTTGCCAAAATAGACGCTTCCCATAATTTCTATCTCAATCAAAAAAACTCAGTCAATTTAAAAAGTCAAAATGCATATTTAAAAAGCAACAACTATTTAATAAATGAACTTTTTAGATTTGGAGGCATAAATTCGATAAGAGGATTCAATGAGAACAGCCTACAAGGAAATCTTTTTGGATCACTTCTTTTAGAATACAGATATCTAGCAGCACAAAACCTTTATATACATACCATAACCGATTACGGCTATCTTCAAGACAAGGCAACAAACAAAAACAATAGCCTACTTGGATTAGGTGTAGGATTAGGATTACTTAACAAAAATGGTCTTTTAAAAATTGTTTATGCCAACGGAAGCACTAATAACAATAATATAGAATTAAAAAACACAGTTATCCAAGTTAGTATTAACACTTTTTTTTAA
- the rpsL gene encoding 30S ribosomal protein S12, with protein MPTIQQLVRTGRAQMTKKSKSAALDSCPQRRGVCTRVYTTTPKKPNSAMRKVARVRLTNGNEVNAYIPGEGHNLQEHSIVLVRGGRVKDLPGVRYHIVRGALDTAGVNGRTQRRSKYGAKRPKEAKK; from the coding sequence ATGCCAACAATTCAACAATTAGTAAGAACAGGGAGAGCCCAAATGACTAAGAAGTCTAAATCGGCTGCTTTGGATTCTTGTCCTCAAAGAAGAGGTGTTTGTACGCGTGTTTACACTACTACTCCAAAAAAACCAAACTCTGCAATGCGTAAAGTAGCGCGTGTACGTTTGACTAATGGAAATGAAGTGAATGCTTACATCCCAGGAGAAGGACACAATCTACAAGAGCACTCGATAGTATTAGTTAGAGGCGGAAGGGTAAAAGATTTACCAGGTGTTAGATACCACATCGTGCGTGGTGCTTTAGATACAGCCGGAGTTAACGGTCGTACACAAAGAAGATCTAAATATGGTGCTAAGAGACCTAAAGAGGCTAAAAAGTAA
- the rpsG gene encoding 30S ribosomal protein S7 produces the protein MRKRAAKKRPLLPDPKFNDQLVTRFVNNLMWDGKKSTAFTVFYDALDIVESKKQDAEKSALEIWKDALTNVMPHVEVRSRRVGGATFQIPMQIRPDRKISYSMKWMILYARRRNEKSMAAKLASEILAAAKEEGAAVKKRMDTHKMADANKAFSHFRF, from the coding sequence ATGAGAAAAAGAGCGGCAAAGAAAAGACCACTTTTACCAGATCCGAAATTTAACGATCAGTTAGTAACGCGTTTTGTAAATAACTTAATGTGGGATGGTAAAAAATCGACTGCTTTTACAGTATTTTACGATGCATTAGATATCGTAGAGTCTAAAAAGCAAGATGCTGAGAAATCAGCTTTAGAAATTTGGAAAGATGCATTAACTAATGTTATGCCTCACGTAGAAGTTCGTTCACGTAGAGTGGGTGGAGCTACTTTTCAAATTCCAATGCAAATTCGTCCAGATAGAAAAATTTCATATTCTATGAAATGGATGATTCTTTATGCTAGAAGAAGAAATGAAAAATCAATGGCTGCTAAATTAGCTTCTGAAATTTTAGCTGCGGCTAAAGAAGAAGGTGCTGCTGTTAAGAAAAGAATGGATACTCACAAGATGGCAGATGCTAATAAAGCATTCTCTCACTTTAGATTTTAA